The Granulicella sp. 5B5 nucleotide sequence CCGATATCGCCTCCGCCGAGCGCCGCGCCGATGAAGGCAATGAGGCCATCGGCATCGCTCAGGGGGCCTTTTATCCCTCCCTGAACCTCTCCGGTGCCATCGGCTATTCGACCACTGGCTCTCTCAGCACCATCTTCAATCCCTCAGGGGCTGTCTACTCTCTCGGTCCAGGCCTCGGATACACCTTCTTCGATGGTGGCCGCCGCCACGGCATCAAGGACGAGGCCATCGCACTCTTCGACCGCAACGCCGCTGCCTACAAGCAGACTGTCCTCACCGCCTTCCAGCAGGTCGAAGACAACCTCGTCGCCCTGCACACCCTCTCGCAGGAATCCGACGAGCAGCACAGCGCCACCGCTGCCGCCCTCGAGTCCGAACGCATCTTCAACAACCGTTACGTCGGTGGCGTCGACAACTACCTCCAGGTCATCACCGCGCAGACCACCGCGCTCGACAACGAGGTAAACGACATCGACATCCTTCGCCGCCGCATGGACTCCACCGTCAGCCTCATCATCGCCCTCGGCGGAGGCTGGGACCGCTCGCAGCTACCGACGCCCTAACAGTCTTTACTGCTCCGTGCTACGCTCACCCGCAATGGCACTGAACCTCACACGGCGGCGCTTCACCCTCGCGGCAGCGGCTGCCATCACCGCTGCGCGCCTCCCTGCGCGGCAGCCCAACGCCCGCCGCAGCGTTGCCGAGATGGAGCACGACCACATCCTCGCCGACGCGGCCATCGCACTCAACGCGCAGCCCACCGGCCTGATGAACGTCTCGGCCTCCGTCGCCGCACTCACTGCTGCCTTCGTCCTCACGCAGCAGGAGAGCTACGCGCTTGCCGCCTTCGCCCAACTCGCCGACTGGCTGCCCGCACCCATCTCCAAATCTGCGACCCCACCTTCCGTCGTAGACCTCGTCCCCGCCGCCGAGATCGCGCGTTCCATCAGCTTCCTCACCGACGCCGTCCACACCGACCCCATCAACGCCTGGCTCGTCGACCTCAACCAATGGCTAAACACCGCGCACGGCCCTGTCATAGAGCGCGACACTAAAGACCACCGCGCCTCCGCCTGGCTTCTGCTCGTCGCCGCCATCGCCCGTTCGCAGCGCGACGACGCAACGCTTGATGCCTGCCGCAAGCGCTTCCGCCACCCC carries:
- a CDS encoding alginate lyase family protein, with translation MALNLTRRRFTLAAAAAITAARLPARQPNARRSVAEMEHDHILADAAIALNAQPTGLMNVSASVAALTAAFVLTQQESYALAAFAQLADWLPAPISKSATPPSVVDLVPAAEIARSISFLTDAVHTDPINAWLVDLNQWLNTAHGPVIERDTKDHRASAWLLLVAAIARSQRDDATLDACRKRFRHPTLRNQVSEAGQFPQEMATANPFRNTLFNFDLLCGACQLLDSPLDPLWPSELIDGVSLRSTAAWLFPILKDPGKWPGIADAEHFRELPGRRPGLLFTGRAYEQSEYVELWRTTPPAVPTDIAASFPIRQPFLWTTRAPYGY